A single region of the Heterodontus francisci isolate sHetFra1 unplaced genomic scaffold, sHetFra1.hap1 HAP1_SCAFFOLD_2286, whole genome shotgun sequence genome encodes:
- the LOC137364674 gene encoding transmembrane protein 43-like has translation MARANHSGNNRDEHVKVTTQRKPGFLERLGETTGGMLVGLIAFLFSFYLLFTNEGRCVRTRNSLEEGLSLVVILNDVFTPLPQNDGKLVHLSGSLMTMQPLYDPNYGISVHVVKLQRRVEMYQWVEYGDSRSVRWSRANSSIKALSEA, from the exons ATGGCGAGAGCTAAT CACTCAGGGAACAACAGGGATGAGCATGTAAAGGTCACAACTCAGAGGAAACCGGGCTTCTTGGAGCGTCTTGGGGAGACCACGGGGGGCATGCTGGTGGGACTGATTGCCTTCcttttctctttctatctcctctTCACCAATGAG GGAAGATGCGTCAGGACTCGGAATTCCCTGGAAGAGGGCCTTTCCCTTGTGGTGATCTTGAATGACGTCTTCACTCCATTACCTCAAAATGACGGGAAATTGGTGCATCTGTCGGGATCCCTTATGACAATGCAA CCACTGTACGACCCAAACTATGGGATTTCGGTCCACGTGGTTAAGCTGCAGCGTCGTGTGGAAATGTACCAGTGGGTGGAATATGGTGACTCGAGGTCAGTGAGGTGGAGCAGGGCGAATTCAAGCATCAAGGCTTTGTCTGAAGCAAT